From the Diospyros lotus cultivar Yz01 chromosome 13, ASM1463336v1, whole genome shotgun sequence genome, one window contains:
- the LOC127788801 gene encoding aquaporin PIP2-4-like, whose protein sequence is MTSKMTVESSVSDEELNSRLLSLTHSSLPPHRSLLLLLHSRPPRELIHYPYPLISMAKDVEVGEHGGAFSAKDYQDPPPAPLIDPEELTQWSFYRAIIAEFIATLLFLYITVLTVIGYKSQTNPAEANDPCGGVGILGIAWAFGGMIFILVYCTAGISGGHINPAVTFGLFLARKVSLVRAIMYMVAQCLGAVCGCGLVKAFQKAYYVRYGGGANELAPGYSTGTGLGAEIIGTFVLVYTVFSATDPKRNARDSHVPVLAPLPIGFAVFMVHLATIPITGTGINPARSFGAAVIYGKDKAWDDQWIFWVGPFIGAAVAAFYHQYILRAGAVKALGSFRSTA, encoded by the exons aatagccgtttgctctctctcactcactcatCACTCCCCCCACATcgttctcttcttcttcttcttcactccCGCCCGCCAAGAGAATTAATTCACTATCCATATCCCTTAATTTCCATGGCCAAGGACGTTGAAGTCGGCGAGCATGGCGGTGCCTTCTCTGCCAAGGACTACCAGGACCCGCCCCCGGCCCCTCTCATCGACCCCGAGGAGCTGACCCAGTGGTCCTTCTACAGGGCCATCATCGCCGAGTTCATTGCCACCCTCCTCTTCCTCTACATCACCGTCCTGACCGTCATCGGCTACAAGAGCCAGACCAACCCCGCCGAGGCCAATGACCCCTGCGGAGGCGTCGGCATCCTCGGCATCGCCTGGGCCTTCGGCGGCATGATCTTCATCCTCGTCTACTGCACTGCCGGCATCTCCGGCGGCCACATTAACCCAGCAGTGACATTCGGGCTGTTCCTGGCGAGGAAGGTGTCGCTGGTCCGAGCCATCATGTACATGGTGGCTCAGTGCCTGGGAGCCGTCTGCGGCTGTGGGCTGGTGAAGGCGTTCCAGAAGGCTTACTACGTCAGGTACGGCGGGGGCGCCAACGAGCTCGCCCCCGGCTACAGCACCGGCACCGGACTCGGAGCTGAGATCATCGGCACCTTCGTCCTCGTCTACACCGTCTTCTCAGCCACCGATCCCAAGCGAAACGCCAGAGATTCCCATGTCCCT GTTTTGGCACCACTCCCCATTGGATTCGCAGTGTTCATGGTCCACTTGGCCACAATCCCGATCACCGGCACCGGCATCAACCCGGCCAGAAGCTTCGGAGCCGCTGTGATCTATGGCAAAGACAAGGCCTGGGATGACCAG TGGATCTTCTGGGTTGGGCCTTTCATCGGCGCAGCTGTCGCCGCCTTCTACCACCAGTACATCCTCCGAGCTGGGGCGGTGAAAGCTCTGGGATCCTTCAGGAGCACCGCCTGA